From the genome of Streptomyces sp. NBC_00523:
CGGCTCCCCTCGGCTTCGAGTCGGACATTCCCTCCGTGGATACCACCGCTGCAACTGCACGCAGGCCCTTCGCCGGGCAAGCTGCCTTGACGATAGGGTCACGAGCCATGTATCCGATCAGCCGCTCCGCCCCACGTGTCGGTCTGCGCGAAATCGCCGATGCGGACGTCGACGCGATTCTGGCCGTCTACGGCAGCGCCGCGGCGACCGAGCACATGTCCTTCACTCCGCGCACGCGCGAGCAGGTCGAGGAGATCGTGTCCGGGTTCGTCGCGTCGGCAGCGCAGACGCCGCGTACCCAGTACGGACTGGCTGTTGTCCAGCGGGACACAGGTGAGGTGATCGGGTTCGGCCGGCTCGCCGCCGACCCTCATCAGCCGCGCGGAGCCACGATGGGATTCGCGCTCCGCCCCGACACCTGGGGGTCCGGTCTCGGCCTCGAAACGGTCCGCCTGCTCCTCGGGCTCGGTTTCGAGGACCTGGACCTGCACCGCGTCTGGGGAGCACGATCCCCGCACAACACAGCGTCGGCGAAGACCTTGACCGCCGCCGGGATGGCCGAGGAAGGAACCATCCGCGAACACATCTTCAAAGCCGGGCAATGGCGCGATTCTGTCGTCCACGCCATTCTGGACCGCGAATGGAACGGCCGATCCGTCCCGTAGGTCTCGCCCGCTGGACCGCATGTCCACGGGCCCGGTCCTCGGCCCGGCCCCGGACGCGGCGCACTGGTCGGCGTAGCGCAGGGGCCGGGGGCTCTGACGCGTACAGGTGGTGGGCCTCGGAGCGTCGGGGCTCAGGTTCCGGATGGCTGCGGCCGGCCCGCGTTATGGTGCGGGTCAGGTCTGCGAGCGCCGATCCAGTTGAGCAGTCACGACTCGCCCACGGCAAAGCGTAGGCAAA
Proteins encoded in this window:
- a CDS encoding GNAT family N-acetyltransferase, with translation MYPISRSAPRVGLREIADADVDAILAVYGSAAATEHMSFTPRTREQVEEIVSGFVASAAQTPRTQYGLAVVQRDTGEVIGFGRLAADPHQPRGATMGFALRPDTWGSGLGLETVRLLLGLGFEDLDLHRVWGARSPHNTASAKTLTAAGMAEEGTIREHIFKAGQWRDSVVHAILDREWNGRSVP